From the Candidatus Nanoarchaeia archaeon genome, the window CATTGCCGAGAGTTTTTGCATCCAGGTAAATCTCTCCGCGATCTTCGGTATATTTGATAGCATTGCTGAGCAGGTTCGTGAATACCTGGGTGAATTGGGCCGGGTCAACAACCAGGGAAAATCCTTTTGGCACCCTGTTGATGATCCTGATATGCTTCCTAGCTGCCAAAGGCTGATAGCCATGGCTCTGGCAAAGATTGTAGAGGTTGAATTCAGAGAGCCGAAGCAAGGCTTTTCCTGACTCCAGCCTGGAAAGGGTCAGATTGTCCTCAATAAGGCTTGAGAGCCTTTTCTGCTCAGACTTGATGAGATTGAGAGCCTTGGCCTGTTTTGGCAAGATCCTGCCAAGCCTTCCCTTGAGGAGGAGATCGGTGTACAGCATTACTGAGGTGAGGGGAGTCCTGAGCTCATGGCTCACAACAGAGACCAGCTCATCCTTCATCCTTCCGATTTCATGCTCATGCCTCAGCTTCTGTTCATAGCTTCTGAGCTGCTGATCGAGCTGTTCGGTGTCAGCAGCCCGGAGATACACAACACGAAAAAAGAGGAGGGCTGAAAGGACAGGGAAAGGAACTGCTGCCACAAGCAGCCTGCCTGATCCAGAATGATAGAACACGTAGTTCATCATCAGGAGGAATTGGGTAATGAAATAAATCAGGAGCGCCGCAAAGATCTGGAATCGGTATCTGATCTGCCGCTTTGAGGCTGTAGCTGTCAGGTAGAGGGGGAGAAGCAGGATTGCAGACTTGATAATGAGGAATGTGAAGAAAAGCAGGCTTTCGTCAAATTCGCCGCCAGGCTGGTAGACGAGCTCCAAAATCCACAGCACCTCGCTCAGGATATAGACAATGCCAAGGAAGAGAAGAGGCGGGAGAAAGGTGCGCTGCTTCCATTTTCCAAGAACAGGATAGACTATGGCATTTGCGAGGACGATCAGGGCAAGGGTCTCGAGCAGGGTATCGAGCAGGGGGAGCCAGAACTCGTATGAGGCTGTGCTCAGGCCTGCAAATATCTTGAAGAAGAGGAAGAGCGTCATCATGAATTTTTCAAGCGAGAATAGGCCAAATGCCAGGCTTGAGATCCTCAGCTCAGAGGTTCTCCTCTTGAGGTATTCTGAGACAACAATGTAGGTAATAAAGCTGAAGATGAGAAACTCAACAGAGCGGGTGAAGAGCAGCCCATTATCACGGCTGAGGAAGAGGAAGAATTTCTGGAGAGGTTCAATGATCATTTAAGTACTTGATGA encodes:
- a CDS encoding HAMP domain-containing sensor histidine kinase; translated protein: MIIEPLQKFFLFLSRDNGLLFTRSVEFLIFSFITYIVVSEYLKRRTSELRISSLAFGLFSLEKFMMTLFLFFKIFAGLSTASYEFWLPLLDTLLETLALIVLANAIVYPVLGKWKQRTFLPPLLFLGIVYILSEVLWILELVYQPGGEFDESLLFFTFLIIKSAILLLPLYLTATASKRQIRYRFQIFAALLIYFITQFLLMMNYVFYHSGSGRLLVAAVPFPVLSALLFFRVVYLRAADTEQLDQQLRSYEQKLRHEHEIGRMKDELVSVVSHELRTPLTSVMLYTDLLLKGRLGRILPKQAKALNLIKSEQKRLSSLIEDNLTLSRLESGKALLRLSEFNLYNLCQSHGYQPLAARKHIRIINRVPKGFSLVVDPAQFTQVFTNLLSNAIKYTEDRGEIYLDAKTLGNGWEFSVTDTGIGIPQDKIPHLFDKFYRVESYMTRTYSGTGLGLAIIKKIVEMHGGKVRVNSTPKKGSTFTVFIPKPATGQNPK